Proteins from one Oscillatoria nigro-viridis PCC 7112 genomic window:
- a CDS encoding UbiD family decarboxylase yields the protein MARDLRGFLKLLEERGQLRRISALVDSDLEIAEISNQMLQKGGPGLLFENVKGAEFPVAINLLGTEERVCWAMNMEKPHELEELGKKLGMLQQPKPPKKISQAIEFGKVLFDVVKAKPGRDFFPACQQVVIEGEGLDLNKIPMIRPYPGDAGKIITLGLVITKDCETGTPNVGVYRLQLQSKNTMTVHWLSVRGGARHLRKAAQAGKKLEVAIALGVDPLIILAAATPIPVDLSEWLFAGLYGGSGVQLAKCKTVDLEVPADSEIVLEGTITPGEVLPDGPFGDHMGYYGGVEDSPLVRFHCMTHRKDPIYLTTFSGRPPKEEAMMAIALNRIYTPILRQQVSEIVDFFLPMEALSYKAAIISIDKAYPGQARRAALAFWSALPQFTYTKFVIVVDKSINIRDPRQVVWAISSKVDPVRDVFILPNTPFDTLDFASEKLGLGGRMGIDATTKMPPETDHEWGEVLESDPDVAAMVERRWAEYGLADLNLGQVDPNLFGYEMK from the coding sequence CCCTGGACTGCTGTTTGAAAATGTCAAAGGCGCCGAATTCCCCGTCGCCATCAACCTGTTGGGTACGGAAGAGCGCGTTTGCTGGGCGATGAACATGGAAAAGCCTCACGAACTAGAAGAGCTCGGCAAAAAACTGGGAATGCTGCAACAGCCAAAACCGCCGAAAAAGATTTCCCAAGCGATAGAATTCGGCAAAGTGCTGTTCGACGTAGTGAAAGCCAAACCGGGCCGCGACTTTTTCCCAGCTTGTCAGCAAGTGGTAATTGAGGGAGAAGGGCTGGATTTGAACAAAATCCCGATGATTCGCCCTTATCCGGGAGATGCGGGCAAAATTATCACCCTGGGTTTGGTAATTACCAAAGATTGCGAAACGGGCACGCCGAATGTGGGGGTTTATCGGTTGCAGTTGCAGTCAAAAAACACGATGACTGTACATTGGTTATCGGTGCGGGGCGGCGCGCGGCACTTGCGGAAAGCGGCGCAGGCTGGTAAAAAGTTGGAAGTTGCGATCGCCCTGGGAGTCGATCCTTTAATCATCCTCGCCGCCGCAACGCCAATTCCTGTAGATTTATCGGAATGGTTATTTGCGGGACTTTACGGCGGTTCCGGCGTGCAATTGGCCAAGTGCAAAACCGTAGATTTGGAAGTACCGGCGGACTCGGAAATTGTGTTAGAAGGAACGATTACCCCCGGTGAAGTTCTGCCCGACGGGCCCTTCGGCGATCACATGGGTTATTACGGCGGCGTGGAAGATTCGCCGCTGGTGCGATTCCACTGCATGACGCACCGGAAAGACCCGATTTATCTGACCACATTTAGCGGGCGGCCGCCGAAAGAAGAAGCAATGATGGCGATCGCGCTTAACCGCATTTATACCCCTATTTTGCGGCAGCAAGTATCGGAAATTGTCGATTTCTTCTTACCGATGGAAGCGCTTAGTTATAAAGCGGCAATTATCTCGATTGATAAAGCCTATCCCGGTCAAGCGCGCCGGGCTGCTTTAGCATTTTGGAGTGCATTACCGCAGTTTACTTACACTAAGTTTGTGATTGTTGTCGATAAAAGTATCAACATTCGCGACCCGCGTCAAGTAGTTTGGGCAATTAGTTCTAAAGTCGATCCGGTTCGCGATGTATTTATTCTGCCGAACACGCCTTTCGATACGTTAGATTTTGCCAGTGAAAAACTCGGTTTGGGAGGCAGAATGGGGATTGATGCTACTACGAAGATGCCGCCGGAAACCGATCACGAATGGGGGGAAGTTTTGGAGTCCGATCCGGATGTGGCGGCGATGGTAGAAAGGCGTTGGGCTGAGTACGGTTTGGCCGATTTGAATTTGGGACAAGTCGATCCGAATTTATTTGGATATGAGATGAAGTAG
- a CDS encoding DUF6888 family protein: MNPTDEQAQACLRVCQMFSSYYRDIQLFRFNAQTTEVYIFVSDELQVIVSSNGLWRFLDETEL, encoded by the coding sequence ATTAATCCCACTGACGAACAAGCCCAAGCCTGTCTGCGCGTCTGCCAGATGTTCTCTAGCTACTACCGAGATATTCAACTATTCCGTTTTAACGCTCAAACCACAGAAGTATATATTTTCGTAAGTGATGAGCTGCAAGTAATCGTATCTAGTAATGGACTTTGGAGGTTTTTGGATGAAACCGAACTTTGA
- a CDS encoding DUF6887 family protein: MKPNFDEMSRSELKAYVLSHRHDDEAIRIFFGRRNPPDSKATWYGPMCTPEGVPIAENIRIAEEAIKKRVEIDRAKQKQREQSQEENLRQKLEQEIEEKLRAKIELEVEAKLQQKLEREIEELIGAIAKFLVSTSGFSSRLAGSIALLAIRAGIEGFGDF, from the coding sequence ATGAAACCGAACTTTGATGAAATGAGCAGATCCGAATTAAAAGCTTACGTGCTATCGCATCGGCATGATGATGAAGCGATTCGGATATTTTTTGGTCGCCGCAATCCCCCGGATTCAAAAGCTACATGGTACGGGCCGATGTGTACTCCTGAAGGTGTACCCATTGCAGAAAATATTCGCATCGCTGAGGAAGCAATTAAGAAAAGAGTTGAAATCGATCGCGCTAAACAAAAACAACGGGAACAATCACAGGAGGAGAATTTACGCCAGAAATTAGAACAAGAAATTGAGGAAAAACTTAGAGCAAAAATCGAATTAGAAGTAGAAGCAAAGTTGCAGCAAAAATTAGAACGAGAAATTGAGGAATTGATAGGCGCGATCGCCAAATTTTTAGTATCAACTAGCGGGTTTTCATCAAGACTGGCAGGGTCGATCGCACTTTTGGCAATTCGTGCCGGAATTGAAGGTTTTGGGGATTTTTAG